The genome window ACGTGGCGTTCGCCGGCCCGCCGGAGCGTGACTTCGACTGGTCCGACGCCCAGGTGGAGGGCGTGTTCCGCTTCCTGAAGCGCGTCTGGGTGCTGGCCTCCACGCACCAGGCCGCCGTGGCGGGCGCCACGCATCCGGGCCCCTTCGAGGGCAAGGCGCTGGAGATCCGCCGCGCGGCGCACAAGGGCCTGAAGCGGGTGGGGGAGGCCATCGAGCGGCTGTCCTTCAACACCGCCATCGCGGGCATCATGGAGTGCCTCAACGCGCTCTCCGACGCGGGCACGCCGGAGACGCCCGCGGAGAAGGCGGCCATGGCGGAGGCGGTGCGCCTGTTGTCGATGATGCTCACGCCCTTCGCGCCGCACATCGCGGACGAAATCGCGGAGGCCTACGGGAGCACGCAGCTCACCGTCTCGCAGACGTGGCCCGACTTCGACCCGGCCCTGGTGGTGGATGACGTCATCCCCTACGCGGTGCAGGTGAACGGCAAGCTGCGCGCGGAGATCCAGGTGCCCGCGGACGCGAGCGAGGCGGACGTGCGCGCGGCGGCGGAGGCGGACGAGCGGGTGAAGTCCGCCATCACCGGCAAGACGCTGCGCAAGTTCGTCTTCGTGCCCAAGCGGCTGGTGAACTTCGTCGTCGGCTGAGCGGGGAGTCGGGTGCCCACCGAGGTCCTCGTCATGTGCACCGCGTGCGGTCGGCCCCAGGCGGCCGGCGGCGCGCGGTGTTTCGCGTGTGGCGCGCCCCTTCCGGACGCGCCGCTGCCGGCCCCACCGCCGGCGGAGGTGCCTCCGCCAACGCCTCCCGGGCCGTTCCTGACGGCGGATCTGGGGGGAGGCCGGCAGCTCGTCGGCGAGGCCGGGCGGCTCTCCTATCGCATGGCGGACGGGGTGGCGCCCCGGGTGGTGGAGCTGGTCCACCTGCGCGCGCTGACGCTCGAGACGCGGCCCTTCCTGGAGGCGCTGATGCTCTGCGGCTTCGGGGCGCTGGGGGCCGTGGCCTCGGTGCTCGTGCTCAAGGTCGTGGCCTTCGGGCTGACGGCGCTGGGCGTGCTGCTGGCGGCCGTGTGCCGCGTGCACACGCTGGTGCTGGAGACGTCCACCGGGGGCACGACGCGCTGGTCCCTGGGGCTCGCGCGGCGGGGCTCGGAGCGGGACGCGCGGTTGCTCCAGGCCTGGCGCACGCTGGCGGGCGCGGTGAAGGCGCGGGGCGTGGTGGTGACGGACGCGGACGGGCGCCCGGTGGACGGGCCTCACGCTTGACGCAAGGGCCGGGGCGGGTAGGGTGCCGCCCATGTCGCTCCGCTCGAAGTCCGCCTCACGGCGTCTCCATGTGGCCGTGCTGCTGTCGGGCTTGGGGGTGGGCTCCCTGCCGCTGTCCGGGTGTGGCTACCGCTTCACGCCGCGCGGCGAGGGGCTGCCCGAAGGCGTGAAGTCCGTGTGCGCGCCCATCTTCATCAACGACACGCCGGAGCCCGCGCTGGAGACGCTCTTCACGCGCTACTTCCGCCAGGAGCTGACCCGCGTGGGGCGGCTGGGCAGCGGGAGGTCGTGCGACGCGAAGGTGGAGGGGGCGGTGCTGTCGCTGTGGAGCTCACCCACCATCGTGGGGCGCTTCTTCCGGGTCGCCGCGACGGTGCGCCTGCGGCTGGTGCGGGAAGGACAGCCACCCCAGGAGACAGTCATCTCGGGGACCGAGGACTACCTGCCGGGGAGCGGAGACATCCTCGAGGCCGAGTCCAACCGTCAGGCGGCCCTGGACCGGCTGGCGCAGGTGCTCATGCGGGATGGGTTCGATCGGCTCGACAGCACCTGGTGAGGAGGCGCGAAGCCTCCTCCCGGGGAGCCTGTTTCGAGGACTGGGTGGGGACTCGTCGAGGAGCCCCCGGGTACATCAGGCCTGACGCGCGCTCTTGGCGGCGGCCTTGGCCAGGCGGGAGATGCGGCGCGAGGCGGTGCGCTTGTGGATGACGCCCTTGGTCGCGGCCTTGCTCAGCGCCTTGGAAGCCGCCTTGAGCGCGTCCGTCTTCTTGGCGCCGTCCTTGGTGCCGATGGCCTCCCGGGCGGACTTCACGGCGCTCTTCACGTCCGTGCGGACGGTGACGTTGCGGGCGCGGCGCTTCTGGGACTGACGGTGACGCTTCTCTGCGGACTTGGTGTTGGCCAAGAGAAATCTCCAGCGAAAGGCAGGCTAAAAGAGGGGCCGTCCTTACTGCGACGCCTCGCAGGCGTCAAGACGGGCGTGCGCGTCCGGACGGGTTTTCCGGACTCCGGACGCGATCAGAGGGCTTCGGCGGAGGAATCACCCAGCCTGGGTGGTGTATTCCCACACCAGCCCGGCGGGGTCCCGGAAGGTCAGCCGCCCGGCCCCCACTTCGAGGACGGCGCCCGGCGAGGTCTGCTCCACCTTCCGGCGGATCATCGCCACCGCGTGTTCGGAAGGCGCCTCCAGGGTGAGGGTGACCCCCGGGGCTGGCGTCTTCGCGCGCTGGAAGACGAGCCGGATGGATCCGCTCTCGTAGCGGATCTGGTCCGCCGGGACGCGGGGCGGGATGATCCACCCGAGCGCGGCCGCCAGCGGCGTCCAGAAGGCGGCCTGGGCCTCCAGATTCACCACGCCCAGGCGCAGGGTGGAGAGAGAGGCGCGGGGCAGGGTGGTGGGGGGCGGGAGGGTCTTCTCCTGTGCCTTGGCCGTCTGCCAGTGGCGCTCCATGTGCTCCAGGGATGCGCCGCCGAAGGGGACCCCCTCGGCCCGGAGCGCGGCCTCGATGTGCTGGAAGCGCCGGGTGAACCGGAGGCTCGCCAGGCGCAGGGCGTCCTCGGCGGGGGTCTTCACGAAGCGCGCGAGGTTGGCGAGCGAGAAGAGGACGTCGCCCAGCTCGTGCTCGATGGCGGCCTTGTCCCCGGAGGCGATGGCCTCGTCCAGTTCGGCCAGCTCCTCGGCCAGCTTGCCGCGCACCCCGGCCAGGTCCGGCCAGTCGAAGCCGATGCGGCTGGCCTTCTCGGTGAGCCGCTCGGCGCGCAGCAGGGCGGGCGCGGCGGAGGGGACGCCGTCCAGGACGGAGCCCTCGCTGCCCGTCTTCTTCTTGCGCTCCTCGGCCTTGAGCTTCGCCCAGTTGGCCAGCACCTGCTCGGAGCCGTCCACGCGCTGCTCGCCGAAGACGTGGGGGTGGCGGCGGGTGAGCTTGTCGCTGATGGCCCGGCTGACGTCGGCCATGGTGAACTCTCCCCGCTCGGCGGCGAGCTGGGCGTGGAAGACAATCTGGAAGAGCAGGTCTCCCAGCTCCTCGCACAGCGGGTGCCAGGGGCCGCCCTCGGTGACGCGGTCCATCTCGTCCAGGACCTCGAAGGCCTCCTCGAGGAGGTAGGGCCGCAGCGTGCCCAGCGTCTGCTCCCTGTCCCAGGGGCAGCCGTCCGGGGCCCGCAGCCGTCGCATGATGTCCACCAGACGTTCCAGCTCGGTCCCGGGGGTCCCCATGTCGTTCACGCCTCCCTCGCGCGGGGCCGTCCCGCGACATGCCGTCCCTGTAACACGCGGCCCTGGCCGGCCGTCCCGGAAAGCCGGTCCTGACCGGGCAGGTGGCGTTGTCTTTCGTGGTTCGGCCCGGCTCGCCTATCATCCGAGCCCTGGATGATCCGCTTCCTGCTTCCCTCCCTCCTCCTCTCGGGCCTGCTGCTCCTGTCCCCTGCGTCGGCCCTCGCGCAGCTCGAGGCGCCCACGCGCCTCCAGGAGGTGGATCCAGGCCCGCTCGAGCCCGACCTCCAGGATGAGTCCTACGACGCCTCCGGGCCCGAGGACGACACTCCCGTCGAGGACGGGGAACTCGAAGTCGACGACGAGCAGGATTCCGCCTCCCGGCGTCCGGGACGGGGCGAGAAGGTCAAGGCGCCCCCCACGCGCGCCGCCACGCCCACCCCGCCCGTCGTCGAGCCCGCGCCGCCCCCCGTCATCGTGCCCCGGCCCGTGCTGAGCCCCGTCCTGACGCCTCGGGTGTCGGACGAGGAGGTGCTCGCCGTGTGGGACCGCTGGCGGCAGGCGCGCGCGACGAACGACGTCGGCACGGCCGAGAAGGCGCAGCAGGAGCTGGTGACGCTCAAGCAGGAGCTGCTCGCCGCGGACCTGGAGCCCATCAGCGTCGGCTTCCTGCGTGAGTCCGACGTGCGGCGTCGGGCCGGGGACATGGGCGGCGCGGTGCGGCTGGCCCGGCTCGCGGTGGAGCTGTCGCCCCGGCTCCCGCTCGCGCACTTCGAGCTCGCGGAGCTCTATGCCCAGGAGGACTTCACCGCCGTGGGCCGGGTGCTGGGCGAGCTTCGCGCCGCCTTCCTGGCCATCGCGTTGGATCCCCGCTACCGGGGGCCGGCGCTGGCGGACCTGGGCTCGCTGTTGCTCCTGGCCTGGTCGGCGACGGCCGTGCTCTTCGTCGCGCTGCTCTTCCTGCGGCGCGTGCGCTACGCGCTGCACGACTTCCACCACCTGCTGCCGCGAGCCGTCGCGCGCTGGCAGTCGGCGCTGCTCGGGGTGCTGCTGCTCGGGCTGCCGCTGACGCTGCCGTGGGGGCTGGTGCCCCGGCTGCTGGTGCTGCTCGCCGTGGTGGCGGCGTACCTGACGAACCGGGAGCGCGTCGTCTCCGCCGTGCTGGTGGCGGGGCTCGGCCTGACGCCGCTCGCGGCGGGGCAGCTCACGCGGGTGACGGCCTTCGCTGGCACGCCCGCGGAGGACGTCTATCTGTTGGAGCGCGGAGGCCTGTCCGCCGAGGGCGCCGTGGCCCGCGTCAAGGCGCGGCACGAGTCGCGCGCGGCCACCTTCGCGGAGCTCAACGCGCTGGGGCACTACGAGTCGCGCCGCGGCCTGTTGGAGGACGCCCGCACGCACTTCAAGGCGGCCTCGGCCGTGCGCAGCGGGGATGCGCGCCTGTTGACCCGTTTCGGCAATGCGCTGGTGGGGCTGGGGGACGTGGACGGCGCCGCGCAGCTCTACGTGCAGGCCTCGCAGGCCGACCCGAGGATGGCCGCGCCCCACTACAACCTGGCGCAGCTCCACCGCCGGCGGGCCAAGACGCTGCCCGACTCGGAGGTGGGCAAGGAGCTGGACCGCGCGGCCACGGCGACCGCGTCCGCGCAGGCGCTGGATGGCGAGCTGCTCCGCCGCGAGCCCCCTCCGGATGACCGCCTGCTCTTGAACCTCTTGACGCTCGCGCCCACGGTGCCGGCGTCGGAGTGGCTGTCGCTGGCGGACGGCTCGGAGGCGGGGCGGCGGGTGGAGGCGCAGCTGTCGCGCTGGGTGTTGCCGGGCGTGGCGCCGGGGCCGGTGTCCTGGCTGCTCCCCGCCGGAGTGGCGGGGCTGCTGGTGCTCTGGGGGCTGGCGGCGCGGCGACTGAAGGCCGCGAAGGTGTGCGAGCGCTGCGGCCGTCCGGTGTGCACGCGGTGCGACCCGGAGCTGGGCGTGGGCAGCACCCAGTGTGGCCAGTGCGTGAATGTCTTCAGCCGCCGGGGCCTGGTTCCCCAGCAGCTGCGTCAGCGCAAGGCGGATGAGGTGCAGCGTCACCAGGCCTGGGTGGGGCGGGTGGCGTACGCGGTGGGCACGCTCCTGTCCGGCGCGGGCCACGTCTTCTCCGGGAGCACGGTGCGCGGGGCGCTGTACGCCTTCCTGTTCCTCTTCGCGCTGGCAGCCTCGCTGCTGTACCGGGGCCTGGTGCGCGCGCCGTACGCGGACGCGCCGCTGTACCTCAAGCTGGTGCCGGCGGTGCTGCTGCTGGTGGGCATCCACCTGATGTCGCTGCGAGGCCTCGTCCGGCTGCGCAGGGGAGAGGAGTAGCCATGTCCCTGAAGGGAACGCTCAAGGACTTCGGCATCGGCGACATCCTCCAGCTCATCGGCCAGCAGCAGAAGACGGGCTCGCTGCAGCTGGAGAACAAGGACCAGGAGGTCCGCATCGGCTTCCGGGACGGCCACATCATCAAGGTCGAGAGCGTCACCCGGAAGCGCAAGGACCTCATCGGCGCCATGCTGGTGCGCGCCGAACTCATCACCGAGACGCAGCTGGAGGCGGCGCTGGAGACGCAGCGGCGCACCCTGAAGCGGCTGGGTGACGTGCTCGTCTCCAGCCAGGCGCTCACCACCGAGCGCTTCCAGTCGATGATGCAGCTGCAGGCCACGGAGACGCTCTACCGCCTCTTCACGTGGAAGGCCGGCACCTACGAGTTCATCCAGGAGCCGGTGGAGCCCGACGCCGAGGCCATCCGCCCCCTGCGCGCCGAGACGGTGCTCATGGAGGGCTTCCGGATGGTGGATGAGTGGCCCGTCATCCGGAAGTCCATCCACCGCGACGACCTCTCCTTCGAGCGGCTCAAGGCGCTGCCCCCGCCCCGCGAGGGCGAGGAGGGCGGCGAGCTGGGCGTCATCGCGGGCACCGAGCGCCGCGTGTACGACGAAATCGCGCCTGGGCGCGATTTGCGCAAGCTGGTGGATGTCTGCTGCCTGGGCGAGTTCGAGACCTGCAAGGCGCTGCACAACCTGGTGAAGGGCGAGTACGTCCGGGTCATCCACCCCGAGGGCGCCCGGGCTCCGGCCCCAGGCGACGAGCGGCTGCTCTCACGGCTGGTGGGCGCGGTGGGGCGCGTCGTGGCCACCATGCTGGTGCTGGCGGTGCTGGGGGTGGTCGTCTTCCGGGTGGCGCTCTCCGATTCGGAGCGCACGCGCGGGGCCACGGCGTTCGCGGACGCGGCGGCCCAGCGTCATGTTTCCGATGCCCAACGCGTCCGCATCGAGGCCGCGCTCGAAGTGTTCCGTCTGGAACGGGGTGAGTTGCCGGAGCGGTTGGATGCTTTGGTCCAGGCTGGATTGTTGAGCTCGGAGGAACTCAGATACCCCTGGCGGGAGGAGTACTACTACCGACGGCTGGCCGCTCGGCGGTTCGTCCTCCTGCCGCCCTTGCGCTAGCCTCTGCGTGAAGTCGTCTTTCGGAGCCGGGGGGGCGGCGTTACGTTGAAGACAACTGGTACCGACCGAGGAACGACCCGCATTGCGAAACCCCGCCACGTTGGAAGCGCCCGCAGCCGCCGTCACCGCCTCCTCCGCCAAGGTGGACGTCCGTGACAACGAGACGGCCCTGGCGCTGTGCGGCAACCAGAACGAAAACCTCAAACTGATGGAGCGACGCCTCGGGGTCCGTGTGGGACAACGGGGGACGGAGTTCCACCTGTCCGGCCCGTCCGACGCGGTGGCCTTCACGGTGCGCCTCCTGGAGAATCTGGAGGGGATGATCCGCGCCGGTCGCCCCATCTACCGTGAGGACGTGGAGCAGGGCATCAAGGTGCTCGGCCGCGGCGCGGAGTCGCTGCAGGAGGTCATGCTCGGCCCGGTCCTCAAGAGCTCCGGGAACCGGCAGATCGCGCCCAAGAGCATCGCCCAGAAGCGCTACGTGGACGCCATCCGCGCCCACGACATCGTCTTCGGCATCGGCCCCGCCGGTACGGGCAAGACGTACCTGGCCATGGCCATGGCGGTGGCCTTCCTCCAGGAGCGCAAGGTCAAGCGCATCATCCTCGCGCGCCCCGCGGTGGAGGCAGGGGAGAAGCTCGGCTTCCTTCCGGGCGACCTGCAGGAGAAGGTGAACCCGTACCTGCGGCCGCTCTACGACGCGCTCCACGACATGATGGCCGCCGAGCGGGCGGCGCACCTGGTGGAGGAGGGCGTGGTGGAGGTGGCTCCGCTGGCGTTCATGCGCGGCCGCACCCTCAACGACGCCTTCGTCATCCTCGACGAGGCGCAGAACACCACCGTGGAGCAGATGAAGATGTTCCTGACGCGCCTGGGCTACAACAGCAAGGCCGTCATCACCGGCGACGTGACGCAGGTGGACCTCCCCACCGGGAAGCTGTCCGGCCTGAACCACGCCCGCGCGGTGCTCAAGAACATCGACGGCATCCACTTCGCGGAGTTCTCGGACGTGGACGTCGTGCGCCACCCGCTCGTCCAGGAGGTCATCCGCGCGTACGACAGGGCGGAGCTGGCGCAGCAGAAGGCCCACGCCGGCCGCGAGGCCGCCCCGGCCACGGCTTCCACCTCGGAGTCCGCTCCCCTGGTCGCCATTCCGCCGGAGGCCGCCGTCGGCTGAGCACCTGTCGAGGCTTACGTATGCCCACCCGCGCCTACCCTGGCGGGCGGGCATTCGTATTTCCGGCCCCGTGAATATTCCGGGACGCTGCGGCCTTGATGGAGCCACGGCCCCTATCTAGGGTGAGGACCTCCATGGACGAACCGGAACCGCAGCACCCCGCGCCCAGTCCGTTGGACGCGCTCGCAGCACGCTTTGGCCTGGGCCGAGGCGTGTGGGGGCGGCGTGCGGTCCAGGTGTTCCTCCTGCTCCTCGTGTCGGTGGGGGCGGGCTTCGTCATCTCCCCCGGGCTGTACAGCCAGCAGATCCCCGCCCTCTCCGAGGAGAACCTCGGCAAGCCCTTCCGGGCCAGCTCCCCCGCCGGCTTCAAGGCCGCGCGCGATTACGAGGTCGTCCACCGCGCCATGACGGCCCAGCGGCGCCAGGAGGCCCGCTCCGCCGTCAAGCCTGTCTACGACTTGAACCCGGCCGTGGTGGGACATCTGCGCACCGTGGTGCGCGCGTCCTTCGCGACCATGCGCCAGCGGCTCGCGGAGCTGGCCGAGGCCCAGTCGGAGCTCGAGCCGGAGGAGGGCGCCGCCCAGAAGAAGTCGCGCAAGGCCCCCGTGCTGACGCCCGAGCAGGTGGAGCGTGAGCGCCGGACGCGCGAGGAGATGCAGGCGGAGCTGCAGGAGCTGCTCTTCGGCCAGCGCGACGCGGGGCTGGAGACGGAGGACTTCCAGGCGCTCTACGCGAAGGGGTTCTCGGACGAGGTGGAGACGGCCACCCTGTTGCTGCTGGAGCGGGCGTACCGCTCCGAGCAGGGCCCGGTGAATGTGGCGGGCTCCCGGGAGGAGCTGGCGCGCGAGGCGCCCCAGGGCCTCACCGTGCGGGACGTGGTGAACAAGGGCGAGGAGACCCTGCCCAACGGCGCGCCGCAGGTGGCGGACATCCGCGAGGCGCACCAGGAGATGGAACGTTTCGCGTCCATCCCCGGCAACCTCCTGCCGGACGCGCCCGGTGTGCAGCGCCGCGCGGTGCTGCGGCTGGCCAAGCGGCTGGTGCGCGCCAACCTCACCATCAACATCGCGGAGACGGACGCGCGCCGGCACCAGGCCGCGCAGGCGGTGAAGGACGCCGTCATCTCCATCAAGAAGGGCCAGCGCGTCATCGGCGACGGCGAGCTGGTGAACGAGGGACACCTGGTGGTGCTGCGCGGCATGCGCGCGGAGACGGACCGGCTGGACCTGGTGCAGGTGCAGCTGGGCGGCACGGGGCTGGTGGCCCTGCTGGTGGTCGCCTCGTACTTCTTCTGCATCACGGCGTTCCGCCGCTTCCGGCCCACCCGCAAGGACGGCGTCCTGTTGGGGGTGCTGCTGGTGGGCACGCTGGCGCTCTTGCAGCTCTGGGTGTCCATCGCGGACGCCATCCAGGACCGGTACACGGCGCTGCCGATTGAGGCGCTCTACTACGTGTTCCCGGTGGCCGCGGGCGCCATGCTGGTGCGCTTCATCCTCACGCAGGAGCTGGCGCTCTTCTTCGCCATGGTGTTCGCGTGCCTGGCGGGCGTGATGCTGGGCAACTCGCTGGCGTTCGGCATCTACACGCTGGTGGGCTCGCTGGTGGCGGCCGACCGCATCGTCCGGGCGAAGGACCGCGTGGGCATCTTCCGCGCGGGGCTCGTCACCGGCGCGGCCAACACGGTGGCCGTGCTGTTCCTGTTCCTCGTCGAGGGCAAGGGCCTGACGGCCGACACGGCCATCACCGCGCTGAGCGCGTTCATCGGCTCGTCGCTCGCGGTGCCGGTGATGGTGATGGCGCTCACGCCGCTCATCGAGATGACGTTCGGCTACGCGTCGGACATCAAGCTCTTGGAGCTGGCGAACCTCAACCACCCGGCGCTCAAGGAGCTCATCGTCCAGGCGCCCGGCACGTACCACCACTCCATCATCATCGGCACGCTGGTGGAGAACGCGGCGGAGACCATCGGCGCCAATCCGCTGCTGGCGCGCTCGTGCGCGTACTACCACGACATCGGCAAGGGTCGGAATCCGCTCTACTTCGGTGAGAACCAGAAGGGCGAGAACCGCCACGACTCGCTGGCCCCCGCGATGAGCGCCGTCATCATCAAGCGCCACGTGACAGAAGGGCTGGAGATGGCGCGCCAGTACCGGCTGCCCAAGCTGGTGGCGGACGCGATTCCGCAGCACCACGGCACGCGCACGGTGGGCTATTTCTACCACAAGGCCTTGAAGGAGCAGGAGGGCAAGGAAGGCGCGCCCCCCATCGACGAGAGCATCTACCGCTACCCGGGACCGAAGCCCCAGTTCCGCGAGGCGGCGCTGGTGATGATCGCCGACGCGGTGGAGGCCTCGACGCGCTCCATGGCGGAGCCCACCACGCCCAAGCTCCAGGGCCAGCTGCAGAAGATCATCAACCTCATCTTCTCCGAGGGGCAGCTCGACGAGTGCGACTTGACGTTGAAGGACCTGAACCTCATCTCCCAGTCCTTCCTGCACACGCTCGAGGGCATCTACCACACGCGTCCGGTGTATCCGGCCGGCGCGGTGGGAGGCGGCAAGGCGCCGCCGCTGGTGGTGGCGGGGGGCAAGGCCGTGGAGTCCAAGGACAAGGCACGCTCGGCGGGGGCTTCGTGACAGGGGTGCGAGGAGTGACGGCGTGAGACTGCGCAAGGGCAAGGTCATCCCGAGGGACGACGGCAAGCGCATCGAGGAGTTCGTGGGCGCGGCGACCACCGGCACGGACTCGGCTTCCGTGGCGCGCATGCTGGCGCCGCCGGGCTGGGCGGAGCCGGCGCAGCGGCCGGAGTTCGACGAGGTCGTCATCGTCCTCAAGGGCGAGCTGACGCTCGTCATCGAGGGCCGCCGCGAATGCATCCCCGCGGGCGAGGTCGGCCTGGTGCCGCGCGGCAAGCGCGTGGTGTACCGCAACGACGGCAAGGGCGCGTGTGACTACTGGTCCGTCTGCGCCCCGGCCTTCCGTCCCGAGCGCGCGCACATGGAGCCTCCCGCGCCGCCCAAGACGGAGAACGTCGTCACGCTGCAGATGGCGCACCCGCAGGGCAAGGAGTTCGGCCGGCTGCTCACGACGTGGGCGCGCGACTACCTGACGCGCCTGTCGCTGGCGCACTGCGAGCTGTCGCTGTCGCTCGTCGACGACCGGGCCATCCGCCGGCTCAACCGCACCTGGCGCGACAAGGACAAGGCCACCGACGTGCTGAGCTTCCCCGCGGGCGACCTGCCCAAGGGGACTCCGGGGCCCCGGCCCCTGGGCGACGTGGTCATCTCCCTGGACACGGCGAAGCGGCAGGCCAAGGAGTACGGCCGACCGCTGGAGTCGGAGATGGCGCGCTACCTGGCGCATGGACTGCTCCACCTGCTGGGGCATGACCATGAGCGCCCGC of Myxococcus fulvus contains these proteins:
- the lptE gene encoding LPS assembly lipoprotein LptE, which translates into the protein MSLRSKSASRRLHVAVLLSGLGVGSLPLSGCGYRFTPRGEGLPEGVKSVCAPIFINDTPEPALETLFTRYFRQELTRVGRLGSGRSCDAKVEGAVLSLWSSPTIVGRFFRVAATVRLRLVREGQPPQETVISGTEDYLPGSGDILEAESNRQAALDRLAQVLMRDGFDRLDSTW
- the rpsT gene encoding 30S ribosomal protein S20, which encodes MANTKSAEKRHRQSQKRRARNVTVRTDVKSAVKSAREAIGTKDGAKKTDALKAASKALSKAATKGVIHKRTASRRISRLAKAAAKSARQA
- the mazG gene encoding nucleoside triphosphate pyrophosphohydrolase; this translates as MGTPGTELERLVDIMRRLRAPDGCPWDREQTLGTLRPYLLEEAFEVLDEMDRVTEGGPWHPLCEELGDLLFQIVFHAQLAAERGEFTMADVSRAISDKLTRRHPHVFGEQRVDGSEQVLANWAKLKAEERKKKTGSEGSVLDGVPSAAPALLRAERLTEKASRIGFDWPDLAGVRGKLAEELAELDEAIASGDKAAIEHELGDVLFSLANLARFVKTPAEDALRLASLRFTRRFQHIEAALRAEGVPFGGASLEHMERHWQTAKAQEKTLPPPTTLPRASLSTLRLGVVNLEAQAAFWTPLAAALGWIIPPRVPADQIRYESGSIRLVFQRAKTPAPGVTLTLEAPSEHAVAMIRRKVEQTSPGAVLEVGAGRLTFRDPAGLVWEYTTQAG
- a CDS encoding tetratricopeptide repeat protein codes for the protein MIRFLLPSLLLSGLLLLSPASALAQLEAPTRLQEVDPGPLEPDLQDESYDASGPEDDTPVEDGELEVDDEQDSASRRPGRGEKVKAPPTRAATPTPPVVEPAPPPVIVPRPVLSPVLTPRVSDEEVLAVWDRWRQARATNDVGTAEKAQQELVTLKQELLAADLEPISVGFLRESDVRRRAGDMGGAVRLARLAVELSPRLPLAHFELAELYAQEDFTAVGRVLGELRAAFLAIALDPRYRGPALADLGSLLLLAWSATAVLFVALLFLRRVRYALHDFHHLLPRAVARWQSALLGVLLLGLPLTLPWGLVPRLLVLLAVVAAYLTNRERVVSAVLVAGLGLTPLAAGQLTRVTAFAGTPAEDVYLLERGGLSAEGAVARVKARHESRAATFAELNALGHYESRRGLLEDARTHFKAASAVRSGDARLLTRFGNALVGLGDVDGAAQLYVQASQADPRMAAPHYNLAQLHRRRAKTLPDSEVGKELDRAATATASAQALDGELLRREPPPDDRLLLNLLTLAPTVPASEWLSLADGSEAGRRVEAQLSRWVLPGVAPGPVSWLLPAGVAGLLVLWGLAARRLKAAKVCERCGRPVCTRCDPELGVGSTQCGQCVNVFSRRGLVPQQLRQRKADEVQRHQAWVGRVAYAVGTLLSGAGHVFSGSTVRGALYAFLFLFALAASLLYRGLVRAPYADAPLYLKLVPAVLLLVGIHLMSLRGLVRLRRGEE
- a CDS encoding DUF4388 domain-containing protein, which gives rise to MSLKGTLKDFGIGDILQLIGQQQKTGSLQLENKDQEVRIGFRDGHIIKVESVTRKRKDLIGAMLVRAELITETQLEAALETQRRTLKRLGDVLVSSQALTTERFQSMMQLQATETLYRLFTWKAGTYEFIQEPVEPDAEAIRPLRAETVLMEGFRMVDEWPVIRKSIHRDDLSFERLKALPPPREGEEGGELGVIAGTERRVYDEIAPGRDLRKLVDVCCLGEFETCKALHNLVKGEYVRVIHPEGARAPAPGDERLLSRLVGAVGRVVATMLVLAVLGVVVFRVALSDSERTRGATAFADAAAQRHVSDAQRVRIEAALEVFRLERGELPERLDALVQAGLLSSEELRYPWREEYYYRRLAARRFVLLPPLR
- a CDS encoding PhoH family protein, giving the protein MRNPATLEAPAAAVTASSAKVDVRDNETALALCGNQNENLKLMERRLGVRVGQRGTEFHLSGPSDAVAFTVRLLENLEGMIRAGRPIYREDVEQGIKVLGRGAESLQEVMLGPVLKSSGNRQIAPKSIAQKRYVDAIRAHDIVFGIGPAGTGKTYLAMAMAVAFLQERKVKRIILARPAVEAGEKLGFLPGDLQEKVNPYLRPLYDALHDMMAAERAAHLVEEGVVEVAPLAFMRGRTLNDAFVILDEAQNTTVEQMKMFLTRLGYNSKAVITGDVTQVDLPTGKLSGLNHARAVLKNIDGIHFAEFSDVDVVRHPLVQEVIRAYDRAELAQQKAHAGREAAPATASTSESAPLVAIPPEAAVG
- a CDS encoding HD family phosphohydrolase — encoded protein: MDEPEPQHPAPSPLDALAARFGLGRGVWGRRAVQVFLLLLVSVGAGFVISPGLYSQQIPALSEENLGKPFRASSPAGFKAARDYEVVHRAMTAQRRQEARSAVKPVYDLNPAVVGHLRTVVRASFATMRQRLAELAEAQSELEPEEGAAQKKSRKAPVLTPEQVERERRTREEMQAELQELLFGQRDAGLETEDFQALYAKGFSDEVETATLLLLERAYRSEQGPVNVAGSREELAREAPQGLTVRDVVNKGEETLPNGAPQVADIREAHQEMERFASIPGNLLPDAPGVQRRAVLRLAKRLVRANLTINIAETDARRHQAAQAVKDAVISIKKGQRVIGDGELVNEGHLVVLRGMRAETDRLDLVQVQLGGTGLVALLVVASYFFCITAFRRFRPTRKDGVLLGVLLVGTLALLQLWVSIADAIQDRYTALPIEALYYVFPVAAGAMLVRFILTQELALFFAMVFACLAGVMLGNSLAFGIYTLVGSLVAADRIVRAKDRVGIFRAGLVTGAANTVAVLFLFLVEGKGLTADTAITALSAFIGSSLAVPVMVMALTPLIEMTFGYASDIKLLELANLNHPALKELIVQAPGTYHHSIIIGTLVENAAETIGANPLLARSCAYYHDIGKGRNPLYFGENQKGENRHDSLAPAMSAVIIKRHVTEGLEMARQYRLPKLVADAIPQHHGTRTVGYFYHKALKEQEGKEGAPPIDESIYRYPGPKPQFREAALVMIADAVEASTRSMAEPTTPKLQGQLQKIINLIFSEGQLDECDLTLKDLNLISQSFLHTLEGIYHTRPVYPAGAVGGGKAPPLVVAGGKAVESKDKARSAGAS
- the ybeY gene encoding rRNA maturation RNase YbeY, which translates into the protein MRLRKGKVIPRDDGKRIEEFVGAATTGTDSASVARMLAPPGWAEPAQRPEFDEVVIVLKGELTLVIEGRRECIPAGEVGLVPRGKRVVYRNDGKGACDYWSVCAPAFRPERAHMEPPAPPKTENVVTLQMAHPQGKEFGRLLTTWARDYLTRLSLAHCELSLSLVDDRAIRRLNRTWRDKDKATDVLSFPAGDLPKGTPGPRPLGDVVISLDTAKRQAKEYGRPLESEMARYLAHGLLHLLGHDHERPRDAKRMAALEEELLGERGMVADSLQVDAKARRARSLM